The Polyangium aurulentum genomic interval CAGGTCGGCGACAAGGTGACCGCGCAGGCGAGCTACGAGGGCGGGACGAACCTCGGCGGCAGCGGCCAGAGCGGCCAGGGCGGCTCGCCCGGGGCGCAGGGCGTGCGCACCGAGCTCAGCGTCGAGTGGCGCTTCCGCAAGAACTGGATGCTGCGCGGCACGCTCGGCTTCAGCGGGCAAACCCCGCAGCAGGGCCAGCAATCGCTCTCGCAGCAGCCGAGCTCGGGCCTCGACGTGCTCTGGCAATACCGTTACTGACGCGCAGGCAGCGCCGCCTCGACCTCGCCCACGCGCACGGTGGGCGGCTCGTCGCTGACGAGCAGCGGTCCGAGCGCGGCCTGCGCGTGCCGCGAGAAGCGCGCCTCGAAGGCCCCGGCCTTGACCCTCGCGTAGAGCACGCCGTCGTCGCCGATCGACAGCGCCCGCGGATCGAGCGGCTCCTCGCTCGCGTCGGAGAGCACCATCGTGGCCGCGCTCCCCTCGCCCTCGACGCGCAACGAGCGCACCACGTAAGGCGCGTCCTCGGCGCGGAAGTAGCACCAGTCGTAGCCGTTCGTGAGGATCAGCCGGCCGTCGTCCGGGTGCCGCGCGATCCAGCGGTGGAGCGCCTCTTCGAGCGCCGGGTGATCGACGCGCGCGCCGTCGTGCCAGAAGCGCCCCTCGCGATCGAGCTCGATGGTGCTCTCGCGCGAGGTCCCGGGCGGGGGCGCCAGGCGGTAGAAGTCAGGGTGATCGCCGGGCTTCATGGCTCGCCTCCTTCCGTCGCGAACCGGGCCGCCAATCGCGGACCCTCGGGTCTTTTGTAGGGCCGCCCCGAGCCCGCGTCACGTGCCGAGCGAGTTGTCGCGGACGAGCGCGCGTTCCTAGGTTAGAACCGCGGGGCAATGCACGATTCTGCGCCCGCCACGGACGACGCCCACCTCTCGGCCACCCGTGCCTACTACGACGAGTTCTCGCGCCGCTACGAGGACCGTCGCGGAGGCCGAGATCCCGGCGGTTACCACGACCTCGTCGACGACCTCGAAATCGAGTTCCTCCGCCGCTTCGCCGAGGGCCGGGACGTCCTCGAGGTCGGCTGCGGGACGGGCCTGCTCCTCGGGCGCATGGCCGCGTTTGCCCGGACAGCCCGCGGCGTCGATCTGTCGCCGGGCATGCTCGAGAAGGCGCTCGAGCGGGGCCTCGACGTGCGCGAGGGCAGCGCCACGAGCCTTCCCTTCCCGGACGAGAGCTTCGACGTCTCCTGCTCGTTCAAGGTGCTCGCCCACGTGCGCGACATCGAAAAAGCCCTCGCCGAGATGGCGCGCGTCGTCAGGCCGGGCGGCAAGATCGTGGCCGAGTTCTACAACCCGTACAGCCTGCGCGGCCTCGTCAAGCGGCTCTTGCCTGCGGGCGCGATCAGCGATCGCACCCACGAGGACGCCGTCTACACCCGCTTCGACAGCCCCTGGAGCATCGAGCGGATCTTGCCTACCGGCGTGCGCCTCGTCGCCTCTCGTGGCGTGCGGATCGTGACGCCCGCGGCCGTGGCGATGCGCATTCCCGGCGTGCGCACGGCGCTGGTCCGTGCCGAGCGAGCGCTCTGCGACTCGCCGCTGCGCTACGCAGGAGGCTTCTGGATCGCGGCGCTCGAGAAGTCGTGAGCGAGGGCGCATCCCGACAAGACCCTTGTTTAGAGCCGAAATGACTGCTAATTTGCCAGCGTGGCGGTTTACGGATCGCCACGGTGGCTCTCGGACGACGCGGCGCCGCCCGGGTCGACGGGCCTGGGAATCGAGATCATGAGGCAGCTCGGACGAGACATCGAGGGACGCAGGGCGGTGATTTTGGCCCCCGCGTGGGAGCAGGACGATACTCGGACCTGCAGGATCTCCCCGCCTTGGGCACACGGATCGACGCTCCCGTGCAGCGCCCCTCGTCGCTGAAAGGACTCGCGATGGCTCCTCCGCCCACGAACTCGATCCCGACCCTCCTCACCGGCGCGGATAACGACCGCGGCGCGCTCATCGGCGCCCTCGCGTTCGTCGAGGGGGTCGGCATCGGGGCCATGGGCCCGCGTGAGCTGAAGACCTGGATCGAGGAATACCTGGTGCGCGCCGGCCGCATGCAGCGGCCCACGCAGATCAGCGAGCCCATGGCGGGCACGCTGCTGCTCGACACGCTCGGCACCACGGGCGCGCCGCCTTCGACGACGAAGGCCCTGCTCGACCGCATCCTCGGGCGCGCCCGCTCGCGCGTCGTCTTCACCCTCCGCGGCCTCATCTCCGACCCGCCGGACGATCGCTTCCTCGAGCTTGCGACCTCGACCGCCCGCGTGCAGCCGCTCGGGCTCGGCGGCAAGACGTCCTGGATCGCGCGGCCTCAGCGCGAGGACTCGCTGAGCGACATCGTCCTCAGCCTCTTCGCCGCCGACATCCTCTCGAACCGCAGCCTGTACGACCAGAACCTGTGCGTCTGCGACACCTGCGGGCGCGTGTCCTTCCGCGCGAAGATGATGTCGCGCACCGGCTGCCGCGAGCACAACAACGAAGGCGGCGGCGCGGGCCCCAAGCCCTCGAGCCCCACGACGGGCGGCCGCAAGTAAAACCGCGGCGCGCGCGCTCTCTCTAGAACCGGCCCACGACCCCGAGCCCGATGCCGCTGCCCACCGCGAACGTCGGTGCGATCTGCAGCGCGCTGCGCTTCGGGCGCTCGGGGACCGGGCGCTGGCGAACGGTGACGGTCTCCGGCACGAACGCGATCTGCGCCTGCACCACGCCCGTCACGGTCATCGCCGCCCACAGGCCGAAGGCGAGGCGGTTGATGAACGCCGCGGTCTGCTGGTTCTGCGCGAGCGCCTCGCGCGACTCGGAGCTGATCGCCCTCGGGTCGACGCGCGAGTAGTACGCGAACACCTCGGCCGTCGCGATCGACGTCGCCCCGAGCGCCGCCTCGCCCACGGCAAACACCCAGCCGAGCCGTTTGTCGCCGTTCTGGAACTGCCCCACGCCGAACGGGATCGCCCCTATCCAGCGCGAGTTTTTCACGACGACCCGCTCCTCGGACGCCGCCTTGATGAGCGCCTGGATCCAGCGCTGCTCGTCCTGCTTCGAGCGCTGTGACTTCAGGCGCCGCTGCCGCTCCTCCTCGGCCTTCTTCGCGGCCGCCGCCTCCAGCTCGCCACGCAGCCGCGCTCGCACCACCGTGAAGCGGTCGATGACCTCGTCCGGAAAGACCGCCGGGTCGGGCGTGAAGCCCGGGTTTTGCCGCAGGATGGTCTCGATCTGCGCGTCGGCTTCGGTCTCGCGCTTGAGCGCGACCAGCGAGGCCGCGTGCAGCGTGCGCGCCCGCTCGATGAGCGCCGGGTCGGTCAGGCGGCAGCCGCCCGTCACGCCCGAGGGCATCGCGTCGCAGGGCGCGTGCGCCGGGTTCAGCATGTCGGCGAAGCGCGTGGCGGCCTCGTCGTATTGACCCGTGTCGAAGCGGGTCTTGCCCAGCTCGAACTGCTGCAAGTCGTCGGCGTGGGCGGCGCTCGCGAGGAGGAGGCTCCCGAGCCCGAGCGCGGCGGCGAGCGCGCGGGAAGACGCAGCTTTACGCCGCACGCGCGCGCCGGGTCGAGCCCGCTCCTCATCAGATCGCGCAGTCATTCCCCGGGAACCGGAGCTCTCTTCTACCGGAATTCGGCCGCGATGGGGACCCGAACCGGCCGCTCGGCCTCACGGCGGCCACGGGACTTGGTTCACTTCGCCTGCACGCAGCGTCACGGTCGCCCTGCGCGGCGCCTCCTCGGCGGATGGCGGCGTGAAATCGCACCGGCCGCTCCACTGCACGTCGGGCAGCTTGGCCGAGCCCTTGATCGAGCCCGGGCCGATGGCGAGGCCGATCTCCGAGCACGCGAGCTGCGCGTTCGCAGGCGCGCCCGAGAGCGCCACCGTCGCGGGGCGCGGCTCGAGCTTCCAGACGAAGCGCTGCACTTCGTTCGGGTCGTCCGAGGGCGCGATCTGCGCCGTCAGCGACTTGGGTTCGCAGCACTTGGAGGTGGGCACCGAGATCTCGACCGAATGCGGGCCCGGCGCGAGCGAGAACGTGTTCGCGAACCAGTTCACCTCGCGGCCGTCGAGCACGAGGCTCGCGCCCTTGGGGATGATCTCGAAGACCACCTTGCGCGGCGTCGCGCGATCGATCGCAGGCGCGCTCGTCACCGCGGGCGAGGGGGAGACCTTGCGCGGGGTGCGCACGGCGTGCTCGAGCGGCGAGGTGACCGAGGCCTTGGTGTCGCGCGGGGCAACGTCGGCCACGGGCGCGGCCGTGGGGCCGGAGGGCGCGACCGTCTGCGGGCGCGGCAGGGCTTCCGTCTCGAGGCTCGTGGGCTGCGACTTGTGCCAGCGCGCGATGCCGTACGCGGCGAACCCGAGCACCGCCGAGCCCGCCACGATCGCCGCCAGGCGCCGCGCGAGCAGCCGCCGCGCGTTGCTCGAGGTCAGGCTGGTGACGCGCTTGAGGATCGACAGATCGTTCGGCGCGAGGGCGAGGGCGCGGTTGAAGTCGGCCGCGGCGCCTTGAACGTCGCGCGCCTTGCGGGCTCGCTCGCCGCGCGCGACGAGGCGCGGGACGAGCAGCGCCCGGAGGGCCTCGGCGTGCCCGGCCGGGTCCTCGAAGTAGGCGGCGATCTCGGCGCTCGGGTCGGTGATGCCGAGGGCCTCGAGCTCTGTGCGGATCTGCTCGCCGAGCTTGCCGGGGCTCTCGGTGCGCTCGGCGGGCGTGCGCGCGAGGGCGCCGGCGATGATGCGCGACCAGCGCCCGCCCACCGTGGACCGCTCTCGATCCGCGGCAGGATAGTGCCCCTCGAGCACGCGGCGGAGCACCTGCGCGGGGTTTTTCCCCTCGAACGGCAGGTGCCCGACGAGACACTCGTACATGAGCACGCCGAGGGCAAACACGTCGGTGCGCCCGTCGACCTCGCCGGCTTCGATCTGCTCGGGGGCCATGTGCGCGGGCGATCCGAGCACCTGGCCCGTGGAGGTGACGCCCTGCGCGTCGAGCATCTTGGCGATGCCGAAGTCGGTGAGCTTGATGATGACGCCGAGGTCGCCTCTGCGGGACTTTCGCGAGACGCGGCTGTCGCCCGGGTCGGCGCCCTCGTTGCGCGAGGAGACGGGGCGCTGCGCGGAGAGGGGCGCGGGCGTGTCGGACGCGTCGCTCTCGCGGTCGGGGCGGGAGGGGGCGCTCCTGTTCGAGGTCTGGACGCGGTCCTGCGGCAGCTCGACGAGCACGTTCTCGGGTTTGACGTCGCGGTGGATGATGCCCGAGGCGTGCGCGTGCTCGAGCGCCTCGCACAGGGCGAGCACGATGGCCGCGCCGATCTCGGCGGGCATGTCGCGGTGCTGCTGGAGGATCTTGCGCAGCGTGGTGCCGCGGAGCAGCTCGACGACGAGGTAGCGATCGCCGTCCTCCTCGGCGGAGACGTCGTAGACCTCGACGATGCCCGGGTGGCGCAGCTTCGCGGCCGCGCGCGCCTCGGCGACGAAGCGCGCGCCGACCTCGGAGTTCTCGCGCAGGTGCTTGTGGATGATCTTGATCGCGACCTCGCGGCCGAGCCGCGGATCGCGCGCGCGGTAGACCGTCGCCATGCCGCCATGACCGATCTCCTCGAGAAGCTCGTACTTCGCGAGGGAAGGCAGGGTCGGGACAGGCGAGGTCACGCTCATTCGACGACCTTCACGCGGATCGAATTCGTCGATCCCGTGACGCCGATGGGCGCGCCGAAGATCGCCACGAACTTGTCTCCCGGGGAGACGACGCCCTGGGAGGCCAGGACCATGCTCGCGCGCTCGACCATCTCGTCGGCGTTGGTGAACTTGTCGATGGGCCAGGGAACGACGCCCCAGAGCAGCGCGAGGCGGCGGCGCGTGGCCGCGTTCGGCGAGAACGCGATGATGGGCACCACGGGGCGGTGCTTCGACGCGTAGAGCGCCGAGCTGCCCGACTCGGTGAAGGCCACGATGACGCGGGCGCCGATGTCGCGGGCGATGTCGCAGCCGTTGCGCGCCACGCTCTCGGCGATGTTCGTGCGCTTGCCGGGGATCTCGCTCGCGAGGGGCCGGAAGAAGTGGCTCTGCTCGGCCTCGACGATGATGCGGCTCATCACGCGCGCGACGAGCGGCGGGTGATTGCCCGTGGCCGTCTCCTGCGAGAGCATCACCGCGTCGGTGCCGTCGAAGACCGCCGTGGCCACGTCGCTCGCCTCCGCGCGCGTCGGGCGGGACGAGGTCACCATCGACTGGAGCATCTCGGTGGCGACGATGACGGGCTTCTGGTGCACGCGGGCGAGGCCCAGGATCTCGCGCTGGATGACGGGCACGCGCTCGGGGTTGAACTCGACGCCGAGGTCGCCGCGCGCGACCATGACCGCGTCGGTCACCGCGATGATCGACTCGAGGTTCTCGACCGCGGAGGGCGTCTCGATCTTCGCGACGATCGGCGTCGGCCGTCCCCACGCCTCGCAGATGTCCTTCACGAGGCGGATGTCCTCGGCGTTCTTGACGAACGACAGGGCGACGTAGTCGATGCCGATCGACAGGCCGAAGGAGAGGTCGGCCTTGTCTTTCTCGGTGAGGGCCGCGAGGCGGATGCGCCGCGCCGGCAGGCTCACGCCCACGCGATCGCGCAGCCTGCCGCCCTGCGTGGCCACGGCGTTGACGCGCCGGCTCTCGACCTTGGTCACCGTGAGGACCATGCGGCCGTCGTCGATGAGCACCACGTCACCGGGCTGCAGGTCCTCGGCGAGGCCCTCGTAGAGCACGGGCATCTCGCCCGGGCCGGCGTACTGCTGGTCCTTCGTGCACTCGACCAGCGCGATCGAGGCGTCGGTCGGCAGGTCCAGCGTCCCGCCCTCGAACTTGCCGGCGCGGATCTTGGGGCCGCAGAGATCCTGGAGGATGGCGACGGGTTTGTCGCAGGCGTCTGCGGCCGCACGGATCGTCTGGAAGCGCCGTCCGTGCTCCTCGTGCGTGCCGTGGGAGAAGTTCAGCCGCGCGACGTCCATGCCGGCGCGGATGAGCTGCTCCAGCGCCTGACGTTCCTCCGAAGATGGGCCGATGGTGCAAACGATTTTCGCCCTACGTATGACCACGGAGTCGAGCATGGCACGACCTTCGCCCCAGCGACAGGGCCTCGTGCCTCGGCCCCGGGACGTTCGGGACACCCGCCGGCGCGAGCAATCACACCGGATCGGCATGCCCTCCAAGGCTGCGGGGGCGCGCGGGGCAGGCGGGTGTGGACGGGGCTTCGCACGGCGCGGTGCGGCGTCACTTTACGTACCGTCGGAGGCGCGCTAGCCCGGGGCGGATGCTGACCCGAGACGAACACGGCGCGGCCATGATGGGAGGGCTGCGCCTCGCGGATCTCCTCGACCTCGACGCGCAGGGAGCCGAGGGCGAGCGGATCCCGACGCCTGCCTACGTCTACGACCTCGACGCGATGGCGCGCGCGGCGCGCGAGCTTGCTGCGGGTTTCGAAGGGGCGCCGCACCTGGTGGCCTATGCGGTCAAGGCAAACACGGCCGGGCCCGTCGTGCGCGCGCTGGCGGCGGCGGGGTGCGGGGCCGACGTGGTCTCGGGCAGCGAGATGGCCGTGGCCCTCGCCTCGGGCGTGCCGGCGGACGCGATCCTCTTCAGCGGGGTCGCGAAGAGCGCGCGGGAGATCGATCGCGCGATCGGCGCGGGAGACCAGGGAATCCTGGCCATCCAGATCGAGAGCGTCGAGGAGATCGCGCGCGTCGCGGCGCGGGCCAAGGGCCTCGGGCGGCGGGCGCGGATCTCGCTGCGGGTGAACCCCGCCGTCGAAGCCGACACGCACGCGCACGTGGCGACGGGGCACGACGAGGCGAAGTTCGGCATCGCGGTGGGCGATCTACCGGCGGCGTGGGCCGAGATCGCGCGGGCCGAGAACGCGCCGTGGCTCAGGCTCGTGGGCGTCGGCAGTCACATCGGCTCGCAGCTCACGCGCACGGACGAGTACCTCGCGGCCGTCGACGCGCTGCTCGCGGTCGCAGCGCGCAGCGTGGCCGCGAACGGGCCGCTCGAGATCATCGATTGCGGGGGCGGGTTCGGCGTCGACTACGGGGCGGGATGCGCGGCAAAGCCTGCGGATTTCGCGCGGGGCGCGGCGAAGCGCGTGGCGGCGAGCGGGCTCGGGGCGGTGCGCATCGTGGTCGAGCCAGGGCGATCGATGGTGGCGCCGTACGGGGTGCTCTGCGCGTCGGTGGTGATGGCGAAGCGCTCGCGCGGCGGCGAGGTGGAGCGGCGGTGGTTGATGATCGACGCGGGGATGAACGATCTCTTGCGACCTGCGCTCTACGCGGCCAAGCACCGCATCGAGCCGCTCGAGGGGCCGCCGCCCGCGGCGAGCGCGGCGATGGGCTTCCGCGTGGTCGGGCCGGTGTGCGAAAGCTCCGATGATTTCGGCGAGCATCCGTTCGCCGAGCCGCTGCCGCGCGCGGTCGTGATTCGCGATGCCGGCGCGTACGGCTACGTGATGGCGAGCGAGTACAACGGCCGCGCGCTGCCGGCGGAGGTGTTCGTCGCGGGTGGGAAGATCGTCGCGGTGCACCGCCCGCGTTCGCCCGAGGACTGGGCGAACGAGCGCGCGAGCATCGGCCTGCGCTAGAGGCCGAAAGACGAAGCCCCTGCCACCTCGCGGGTGACAGGGGCTCGTTCATGTTGCGCTCTCGCGTCTAGCGACGGTCACGCGGGGGACGGTCACCGCGCTCGCCGCCGCCCTCGCGCGGGGGACGGTCGCCGCCGCCCTCGCGCGGGCCACGATCGCCGCCACCCTCGGCGCGCGGGCCACGATCACCGCCGCCCTCGCGCGGGGGACGGTCACCGCGATCGCGGGGCGGACGGTCGCCGCGGTCGCTCGAGCGGGGGCGATCGCCGCGGGGGCCGTCGCCGCGGGGGCCCTCGCTGCGGCCGGGATCGCTGCGGCGGGGCGGAGGACCACCGCCGTCGCGCTCGCGGGCCTGATCCATGCGGGCCTTGGCCTGCACGCCGGCCTCGCCTTCGGGCAGGGGCAGCACCTCGCGACGGCTCAGGCGGATCTTGCCCTCGCGGTCGACGCTCACCACCTTCACCTCGACGACGTCGCCCTCCTTCACCACGTCCTCGACGCGCTCGACGCGCGTGTGGGCGAGCTCGGAGATGTGCACGAGGCCGTCGGTGTTCGGGAGGATCTCGACGAACGCGCCGAAGTCCGTGATGCGCTTGACGGTGCCCTTGTAGACCGCGCCCACCTCGGGCTCGGCCGTGAGGCCCTTGATGATGTCGAGGGCCTTCTTCACCGCGTCGGAGTCGGACGAGGCCACGTTCACGGTGCCGTCGTCCTCGACGTCGATGGTGACGCCCGTCTGATCGACGATGCCCTTGATGGTCTTGCCGCCGGGGCCGATGATCAGGCGGATCTGGTCGGGCTTGACCTTGATCGTCGTGATGCGCGGCGCGTACTGGCTCAGCTCGGGGCGCGGCGCGGGCAGGGCCTCGAGCATCTTGCCGAGGATGTGCAGGCGGCCTTCGCGCGCCTGGTCGAGGGCCTGCTGGAGGATCGCGCGGGAGAGGCCGGCGATCTTGATGTCCATCTGGATGGCCGTGACGCCGCGCGCGGTGCCGCAGACCTTGAAGTCCATGTCGCCGAGGTGGTCCTCGTCGCCCAGGATGTCGCTCAGGATCGCGTACTTGTCGCCCTCGGCGATGAGGCCCATCGCGATGCCGGCGACGGGGCTCTTGATGGGCACGCCCGCGTCCATCAGCGACAGGCAGCCGCCGCAGACGGCGGCCATCGACGACGAGCCGTTCGACTCGAGCGTCTCGCTCACGATGCGGATCGTGTAGGGGAACTGCTCGGGGGGCGGCACCATGCGGACGATCGCGCGCTCGGCGAGGGCGCCGTGGCCGATCTCGCGGCGGCCGGGGCCGCGCATGGGCTTGGTCTCGCCGGTGGAGAAGGGCGGGAAGTTGTAGTGCAGATAGAAGCGCTTCCAGCTCTCGCCCATCAAGCTGTCGATCTTCTGCTCGTCGGTCGAGGTGCCGAGGGTCGTCGTGACGATGGCCTGGGTCTCGCCGCGCTGGAAGAGCGCGCTGCCGTGCACGCGCGGCAGCAGGCCCGCCTCGCACATGATCGGCCGGATCGTCTTGGTGTCGCGGCCGTCGATGCGCCGGCCCTCGTCGAGCACGTAGCTGCGCACGACGTGCGCCTTGCGCTCCTCGAACTCGGCCTTGATGAGGCGCTCGTTGGCGAGGTACTTGTCGCCGAGCTCCTGGACGAGCGTCTCGCTGAGCTTCTTCTTGAGGCTCGAGTAGCCCTCGTAGCGCGCCTTCTTGTCGGTGACGCGCGTCGCGTTGCGCAGGTCGGCGTCGACGATCTCGGCGACGCGCGCCTTGATGCTCTCCTCGAGCTGGGGCGCCTGGAAGGCGCGCTTCGGCTTGCCGACGGCCGCGCGGATCTTCTCGATGAGATCGAGCACGGGCTGCGCCGTCTGGTGCGCGAACATGAGCGCGTCGATGAGGTCGTTCTCGGTCGCCTCGGCGGCGCCGCCCTCGACCATCACGATGGCGTCACGCGAGCACGCGACGACGAGGTCGATGTCGCACTGCTCGATCTCGGCGGCCGTGGGGTACGCGACGAGCTCGCCGGACTTGCGGCCGACGCGGATGCCGACGACGGGGCCGTTCCAGGGGATGTCGGAGATGTGCAGGGCGGCGCTGGCGCCGGTCAGCGCGAGGACGTCGGCCTTGTTCTGCTTGTCGCTCGAGAGGACGGTCGCGATGATCTGCGTGTCCTTCTTGAACCCGTCGGGGAAGAGCGGGCGCAGGGGGCGGTCCATGAGGCGGCTCGAGAGGATCTCCTCGTCGCGCTGGCGCGCCTCGCGCTTGAAGAAGCCGCCCGGGATCTTGCCGGCGGCGTAGGTCTTTTCGATGAACTCGCAGGTGAGGGGGAAGAAGTCGAGGCCGGGGCGCTCTTCCTGGGAGACGGCGGTGACGAGGATCATCGTCTCGCCGTAGGTCACCAGGACCGAGCCATGAGCCTGCTTGGCGAGCCGGCCAGTCTCGAGCGTCAAAGCTCGACCGCCGACCATGACGGATTCGCGAACGTACATGTCTTGCGCTCTCTCTCGGGTCGCGAGGGCCTTTGCGGCTTACCGCGACGCCCGAGCGCAAGGCCGGATCTTCTTCCTCGGTTCCTGCTCAGGAGCGCTGTGCATGCGCTGCTGAGCACGAAGCGAAGACGAAGCCGCGGTGTCACGCTCGGAGGGTCGGGGGCCTCGCGGTCTAGATGGTGTGAACCAGATGCGTTTCCGGTTCCTTCTCTAGAGCCTTCGGCCCCCGCCCGCCAGATTTTTTCATGTCGGAGCTCGCCCAGGCTCGCCAAACCAGTTCGGTTCGGTCGAACCCCGAGGCGAACCCCGCATGAAAAAGAGACGACTACTTGCGCAGGTTGAGGCGGCTGATGAGCGCGCGGTAGCGCTCGATGTCGATGCGCTTCAAGTAGTCGAGCTGGCGGCGCCTCTGGCTGACCAGCTTGAGCAGACCACGGCGGGAGTGGTGGTCCTTCTTGTGGGTCTTGAAGTGCTCGGTGAGCTGGGTGATGCGCTCGCTGAGCAGCGCGATCTGGACCTCGGGCGAGCCGGTGTCGCCCTCGCCGGTCTTGAACTTGTCGATGATCGAGGACTTGTGCGTCGGATGCAGCATCGGTCTTCTCCTGGCGGATCCGCGCGCTGCCGAGCGCGCGTTCGCCGAGGTGACGCCTGACGCCGAGCTCGCGCCCGTAGCGGCGCGTGCCCGTTTGATCAGGCCGAACGAAAAACGGCCGCCAAGTATACGTACCGATCGGGGTCGGTCAACGCCCACGCGCAGTCGTTCCGGATATCTCGCTTTTCTACGTCCTGCGCGGGGGACCCGAAGGGCTGGCCGCGAGCGGATGGGCGCGGATTGTGCCCCCGGCGCGGCAGAGTTCCGCTAACCTTCGCGCGATGGCCGGAACTGTTCGGCCCCCTGACCAGGGGGCATCGCCTCAGCCTTCCACGGTGCAGGCGCAGAGCTCGTATGGCGCCCAGGGCTCCGGGCCCTCGGTGGTGGTGACACCGGCGCCCATGCACGCCGCGCAAGCGTCTGTGCCGTCGATCGTCGTGAGCTCGGCGATGACCAACCTGACGGGCCTCGGCTCGGCGAGCACCTCGTACGGCACGGTCGAGGCGACGGCGGGGGGCGGCGCGGTGAAGGTCTGCCCCTCGTGCGGCTCGCGCTACCAGAACGAGTACAACATCTGCCCGCGCGACGGCGCGCAGCTCGCCGAGGAGGCGATCGACGAGCTCGTGGGCAAGACGCTGCGCGACTCGTACACGATCGTGCGCGTCGTCGGCGAGGGCGGCATGGGGCGCGTCTACGAGGCGCGGCACACGCGCATCAGCTCGAAGCGCTTCGCCATCAAGATGCTCCACCCCGAGTACGCGCGTCAGCCCGACGTCCTGTCGCGCTTCCAGCGCGAGGCGGAGGCGGCGGCGACGATCAAGAGCCCGTACGTGGTCGACGTGTACGACGTCGATCGCACCGCCGACGGCCGGCCGTTCATCGTGGGCGAGTTCCTCGAGGGCAAGGAGTTCGCCGACTTCCTCGGCCAGGTCGGCAAGATGCAGGTCGGGCCCGCAGTGCGCATCGTGCGGCACGTGTGCAAGGCGCTCGCCGCCGCGCACGCCAAGGGCGTCGTCCACCGCGATATGAAGCCCGAGAACGTCTTCCTCACGGGAGACCTCACGCGGCCGAGCGCGAAGGTGATCGACTTCGGCATCTCGAAGGTCGACGACGGCCCCTCGGGCAAGGCGCTCACGCGCACGGGCATGATCATGGGCACGCCCTCGTACATGGCGCCCGAGCAGGCGCGCGGGGCGAAGGTCGACCACCGCGCCGACATCTACGCCGTGGGCGCGATCCTCTACTGCGCGGTCACGGGACAGCGTCCCTTCGATCGCGGCGATCCCGCCGGCACGCTCACCGCGGTCCTCACCGAGGATCCGCCGCGGCCCCGCTCGCTCGAGCCGAGCATCCCCGAGCCGCTGGAGATGATCATCCAGCGCGCGATGGCCAAGGAGCCGAAGGATCGCTACCAGAGCATGGCCGATCTCGACGCCGACCTCGCGCCCTGGGATGCGGGCGACGGCGATCTCGCGCAGCGCGAGGGCTCGAGCACGGACATCCTGGCGACGGGCTCGGCCACGGGCACGGGGCGCGCCTCGATGCTCTACAAGCAGCAGCAAGAGGCCACCATGGCGCGGCCGATGATCTCGCTGCTCCTGGCGCTCGGCATCTTCTGGGCGGCGGGCAGCTTGCTGACGACGGCCGCTGCGGTCGTGCGGCTCATGCGCGGCGGCGGGTCCACGGCGAACCTCACGGCCACCGAGTCGGTCCTTCTGGTCCTCGGCGTGACGCTCACGCTGTCGACGCCGATCATCTTCCTCATCCGGCACGTCAAGCGCACCGTCTGGCACAACACGGTGAAGGCCATCGAGCTG includes:
- the pyk gene encoding pyruvate kinase; the protein is MLDSVVIRRAKIVCTIGPSSEERQALEQLIRAGMDVARLNFSHGTHEEHGRRFQTIRAAADACDKPVAILQDLCGPKIRAGKFEGGTLDLPTDASIALVECTKDQQYAGPGEMPVLYEGLAEDLQPGDVVLIDDGRMVLTVTKVESRRVNAVATQGGRLRDRVGVSLPARRIRLAALTEKDKADLSFGLSIGIDYVALSFVKNAEDIRLVKDICEAWGRPTPIVAKIETPSAVENLESIIAVTDAVMVARGDLGVEFNPERVPVIQREILGLARVHQKPVIVATEMLQSMVTSSRPTRAEASDVATAVFDGTDAVMLSQETATGNHPPLVARVMSRIIVEAEQSHFFRPLASEIPGKRTNIAESVARNGCDIARDIGARVIVAFTESGSSALYASKHRPVVPIIAFSPNAATRRRLALLWGVVPWPIDKFTNADEMVERASMVLASQGVVSPGDKFVAIFGAPIGVTGSTNSIRVKVVE
- the lysA gene encoding diaminopimelate decarboxylase, which encodes MLTRDEHGAAMMGGLRLADLLDLDAQGAEGERIPTPAYVYDLDAMARAARELAAGFEGAPHLVAYAVKANTAGPVVRALAAAGCGADVVSGSEMAVALASGVPADAILFSGVAKSAREIDRAIGAGDQGILAIQIESVEEIARVAARAKGLGRRARISLRVNPAVEADTHAHVATGHDEAKFGIAVGDLPAAWAEIARAENAPWLRLVGVGSHIGSQLTRTDEYLAAVDALLAVAARSVAANGPLEIIDCGGGFGVDYGAGCAAKPADFARGAAKRVAASGLGAVRIVVEPGRSMVAPYGVLCASVVMAKRSRGGEVERRWLMIDAGMNDLLRPALYAAKHRIEPLEGPPPAASAAMGFRVVGPVCESSDDFGEHPFAEPLPRAVVIRDAGAYGYVMASEYNGRALPAEVFVAGGKIVAVHRPRSPEDWANERASIGLR
- a CDS encoding serine/threonine-protein kinase, with product MTSPVPTLPSLAKYELLEEIGHGGMATVYRARDPRLGREVAIKIIHKHLRENSEVGARFVAEARAAAKLRHPGIVEVYDVSAEEDGDRYLVVELLRGTTLRKILQQHRDMPAEIGAAIVLALCEALEHAHASGIIHRDVKPENVLVELPQDRVQTSNRSAPSRPDRESDASDTPAPLSAQRPVSSRNEGADPGDSRVSRKSRRGDLGVIIKLTDFGIAKMLDAQGVTSTGQVLGSPAHMAPEQIEAGEVDGRTDVFALGVLMYECLVGHLPFEGKNPAQVLRRVLEGHYPAADRERSTVGGRWSRIIAGALARTPAERTESPGKLGEQIRTELEALGITDPSAEIAAYFEDPAGHAEALRALLVPRLVARGERARKARDVQGAAADFNRALALAPNDLSILKRVTSLTSSNARRLLARRLAAIVAGSAVLGFAAYGIARWHKSQPTSLETEALPRPQTVAPSGPTAAPVADVAPRDTKASVTSPLEHAVRTPRKVSPSPAVTSAPAIDRATPRKVVFEIIPKGASLVLDGREVNWFANTFSLAPGPHSVEISVPTSKCCEPKSLTAQIAPSDDPNEVQRFVWKLEPRPATVALSGAPANAQLACSEIGLAIGPGSIKGSAKLPDVQWSGRCDFTPPSAEEAPRRATVTLRAGEVNQVPWPP
- a CDS encoding class I SAM-dependent methyltransferase; the protein is MHDSAPATDDAHLSATRAYYDEFSRRYEDRRGGRDPGGYHDLVDDLEIEFLRRFAEGRDVLEVGCGTGLLLGRMAAFARTARGVDLSPGMLEKALERGLDVREGSATSLPFPDESFDVSCSFKVLAHVRDIEKALAEMARVVRPGGKIVAEFYNPYSLRGLVKRLLPAGAISDRTHEDAVYTRFDSPWSIERILPTGVRLVASRGVRIVTPAAVAMRIPGVRTALVRAERALCDSPLRYAGGFWIAALEKS
- a CDS encoding DUF1285 domain-containing protein yields the protein MKPGDHPDFYRLAPPPGTSRESTIELDREGRFWHDGARVDHPALEEALHRWIARHPDDGRLILTNGYDWCYFRAEDAPYVVRSLRVEGEGSAATMVLSDASEEPLDPRALSIGDDGVLYARVKAGAFEARFSRHAQAALGPLLVSDEPPTVRVGEVEAALPARQ